The following DNA comes from Capsicum annuum cultivar UCD-10X-F1 chromosome 7, UCD10Xv1.1, whole genome shotgun sequence.
TAGCTTTTCTTGTGGCCAGTCCCAGCTTTTCTTGTTCCAACTTGATGACATTAAAAGGGGCACCAACATAGGTATAATCAAACTTAGTTCGACTCCAGTGATGGAGCTGGTATTTCCGGAGTGTACAGCCTTCGTTACACCCTCGCTCTCTCCATATCTCCATATTTAAAAAAACTGAGGAAAGTGCGAAGAGCTAAGCCACTAATATTTGGTTTTAAAACGCTGGTTAAAACTTAATTAGTGGTTTGAAAtgactatttattttgtattacaCCCTGCAACTAATAATGATCCAAGTTGGGGCTAGCAACACAAAGCTATTGTGTCACAAGTGAAGTCTGGAGAGGGGAGTATTTACGAAAACTATTTTCAAACTAATAGTAAAAGCTTACATAACATCAGCCTTAAAGTCCGTGTTAACTAAATTAAATTCCCTTTGCCATTAGTACGTTACTTAATGCATGTGCTTAGcatcaaaaacataaaatcaactttctttttctcatttaCAATTTTCATAGactatatataaaacatattcaCCCTGAAACCTCAATTTCAGTTTCTTGTCCATTTCATTTGTACCTCATTTCCCTTCTTTATTCCTCTGTGTCTTTGTGAGTCTTTTTGTATTTTGCAGTTATTAATATCAGAGAGAGAAAAATCTCTTACACATTTTTGAAACAGAACAAAATTTAATTCAACATGGCTCTACAGAGACATGTTCCATTATTGGTGCTACTGCTAATTTTTTGGTCTAGCTCTTCAAACGCTTATCAAATCGACGTCGGTGGCATAGATGATTTGATTGCTAATCCTTTTGAATCTTATAATCAATGGGCTAAACAAATGAGATTTCAAGTTAATGACACTCTTTGTAAGTATCATCATATGTTAAGCCGTTTAATTTGTTAGCATAACGAAATTTcatcaactctttttttcttgtttgtaCGTGTGACAGTGTTCAAGTATAAGAAAGGATCAGAGTTGGTTTTGGAGGTAAATAAGGATGATTATGACAAGTGCAATATAGAAAATCCAATCAAGAAAATGGAAGATGAAAACAACGTTTTCAAATTTGATCATTCGGGTATTTTCTATTTTAGTAGTGGTAACAAGGATAAGTGTAAAGAAGGACAAAagtttattattgttgttcaagCCGTTACAACACTGTATCCTTCAGCTCCGGCTCCGGCTGCTCATAGTCCGATGGATGCTATGTTGCCACAAGGGGACCCGGATTCTCATTCTTCGATGGGTAAAACTCCGGTACCATCACCTACACCTGTTGGTTCTCACTCATCTCCGAAGGCACATGCACCCGAAATGGCTCCAAGTGGGGTGTCACCTGCCCCTACAGGTTCTCACTCATCTAGTACGGGCCATGCACCTGGAAAGGCGCCAACACCGGTGGATGTGCCTCGAGATACTAGTTCAGACCCACCTCAGACAACACATGCACCAGGGGTGGCTCCAACTTTGGCCTCGCCTGGTCCTACTAGTTCTCACTCATCTCCAACATCCAGTGCACCTGAAAAGGCTTCAACACCTGAATACTCGCACGGGGTTCCAAGTACTGGTACACATCAATCTCCTACGGCTCGTGCACCCATAAAGGCTCCAACACCAACATCATCGGATGTGCCTTCTGGTTCCCATTTAGCTCCAACGGCTCATGCGCCTGCAAAGGCTCTGACACCAACATCGGCACATGTGCCTTCCAGTTCTGGTTCACACCTATCTCCAAAGGCTCATGCACCAGGAAATGCTCCAAGCAGCGCTTCACTTGCCCCTGATGGATCCCACTTATCTCCGGTGGCACATGCACCCGAAAAGGCTCAAACACCTGCATTGTCACATGTATCTCCAAGTTCAAGTTCACACCGATCTCCAGCAGCTCATGCACCAGAAATGACTCCAACCGGGGCATCACCTGTTCCTGCTGGCTCTCACCCATCTCCAATTGCCCATGCACCCAGTGAGGTGCCAACACCGTCATCATTGAATGTGCCTCGTGGTATTGGTTCTCACTCACCTCTCTAGATAGTTTgtcatatatgtataaattcaaaATTGTGAAAATGAGTTTGAACgcattatatatacttaaaaatattgttatattcagttttgatttaaaatgaagttttaaatgtaaataaatatgtttattcatgaaatttcgaattgaatttcattaatttctatAAGAAATGACCAAGTAAAGTTCCATTCTACTTTTCTATTTTGTTACAGCTCATGCACCTGGAGCAGCTCCAATCGGGGCATCACCTTCGCCTTTTGGTTCCCACTCATCTCCAACAGCCCATGCACCCATAAAGGTACCAACCCCGAGATCATCCAATATACCTTGGGGTCCGGGTTCCCACCCACCTTCTCCAAATCATCATGTGCCAGGAAAGGCTCCATCTGAGTCATCACATGCACCTGATGGTTCTCACCCATCTCCAAAAGCCCATGCACCCGAAAAGGCTCCAACACACGCACCCTCACATGTTCCCTCCAATCCTTTCGCACACCTAACCCCGAGTGCTCATGCACCCGAAAAGGATCCAACACATGCACCCTCACTTGTTCCCTCCAGTCCTCGCTCACAACAGACCCCAAGTGCTCATGCACCCGAAAAGGCTCCAACACATGCACCGGCAAATGTTCCCTTGAGTCCTCTCTCACACCTAACCCCGAGTGCACATGCACCCGAAAAGGCTCCAACACATGCACCCTCACTTGTTCCCTCCAGTCCTCTCTCACACCTAACCCCGAGTGCTCATGCACCCGAAAAGGCTCCAACACATGCACCCTCACTTGTTCCCTCCAGTGCTAGCGCACACCTAACACCAAATGCTCATTCACCCGAAAAGGCTCCAACACATGCACCCTCAGTTGTTCCCTCCGGTCCTTCCTCCCACCTAACCCCAAGTGCTCATGCACCCGAAAAGGTTCCAACACATGCACCCTCACTTGTTCCCTCCAGTCCTCACTCACATTTAACCCCAAGTGCTGATGCACCCGAAAAGGCTCCAACAAATGCACCCTCACACGTTCCCCCAAGTCCTAACTCACACCTAACACCAAATATTCATGCACCCGAAAAGGCTCCCGCACATGCACCCTCACACGTTCCCTCCGGTCCTAGCTCACACCTAACCCCAAATGTCCATGCACCTGAAAAGGCTCCCACACATGCACCCTCACACGTTCCCTCTGGTCCTAGCTCACACCTAACCCCGAGTGATCATGCACCCGAAAAGGCTCCAATACATGCACCCTCACACGTTCCCTCCGGTCCTCGCTCACACCTAACCCCAAGTGTTCATGCACCCGAAAAGGCTCCAACACATGCACCCTCACTTGTTCCCTCCAGTCCTAGCTCACACCTAACCCCGAGTGCTCATGCACCCGAAAAGGCTCCAACGCCCGCACCTCCAACGGCTCATTCTCCTACATCTCATGATGCACCCCCAATAACATCCAACACAACTACTCCAGTTTCATCTCCCACATCATCACCCACGCCACGATCATCAACAAACTCTCCGACAGAAAGTATTTCTCCGGCCTCCAGCGACGACAACATTCCGGCTTACATTGATTCACCAGCTAGTTCACCACTCAATTCTCAATCATCAGCAAAGAAAACATTCATTTCAACAATGTCTCTCCTTTTGACTGTGCTTTTGGGAGGATTTGTTATTTCACCTTTGGAAATAATATTTTGACATAgaataattatacttttatacTTACGATAACACGTTAATTTGTTGCGTCTCCCGGTTTATAACTttctttttgtattaattttgatTTCTTGAATTACAGTTGGTTGAGGGTGTTTAGTTACGttgttatcttttcttttatttcttcccATAATTTTGTGTACTATCTTTAATATATGAGAGTATATAGTAATTTTCCTGTATAATTTTACCTTAACATGATCTTAGTTTGGAGCTCGTTACTCAgtttgttttagcaaatcaaagaATAATACTCCATCGATCTGCTTCAATTTGTcttgtcataatttttttttcaatccgTTTCACAAAGAATCTCGTTAATTTCTATATTTCACATGACATGTTAAAGACCACAACATTATAAGATATTATTTTGGTGCGTTTTACATATATTtagtttaaaaccacaagatttaaagtctttttatttttgtaaactcCCTACAAAGTCAGACcgaaacatttttttttttcaattttatcccTATCATTTCATTATGTAATAATTTCTCGAATTTTTTGGAGCACTAGTAATGTACAGCGGACAAAGAACAGCTAGAGTAACATTAGGGGATTGATGACAATTAGTAACTCCTAAGTAATAGAGTACTATGTATTACTGGCTTAACAGTAATGTATACTCCATGTATGTATTacttcttttttacttttaacTATATTTCTGattgaattttcatttttatctattacttttacaaaagacaaaataattttcatattttattcttagtgttaattatttattattcaaattattttcaaaatatattattctaaacatcaattaataaggATAGTATGATAACATAGTCATATCAATAACTATTTTCTTAATAGATGTGTCATGTGAAAAGTAACCACTAAAGTGAACATAGAGAGtatagttttatttatttggGTGCTAATAACGTAAAATTAATTCGCATTGACACATGTACTTAAAAGGTATCACCTTTTATATTATTGACTAGTCTTCCTTTATTCACTATTTTGTTTAATTGCTCGCATTAAAGTTCCTTACAAACCCTACAAATTAATTAAACTTACTTGTCctctttaattttctaaaatatttgcaAACGGATCTCTACCTCATTTAAGATAGTGGTATGAATTAATACATTTATTCTTTGAATATGTTGTAATGTATTTGTCAGCGAAGGAATTATTATTTAATGTCATAATTAATCAGGAAGAAAAGTCAAGGGGTATTTTTAGTTGGATATATCTCTTAAAAAATTTacttattctttaaaaaaaatatttactaaatttCACAAGTGAAGTATAATAAGGATAGAGGGTTCCACAAGTGAACTTGAAACGTACTATTTGGAGTATTTCGTATATAGATCtgtcctttttaattttttttttaaaaggtaatTAGATCTATCTAGAAGACATAAACAAGCTATGGCTTAATTTGTTAGTACTACCATGATCGAGAAAGTAAAAAGGTGTGCAAATATGTAAATCCCTAAGTAATGATCGTGATTACCTTCAAAACTACGTTTGATTAAAGGAGGGGGCAAATTAGCAAATcccaaaacattgattttgagaattgagaaagCTTTGTTCAATGATTTAGTACCACCTTCGTTTGATTTTATTTGACGTTTGTTGATTTGGcacttttatcaaaaaatttattaaaggtttattttattttattaaattatttttattattcacgTTTTGAAAATTTAACTGAAGATTGACGTTGTTTTACTTGATTAGCGTGTCTTTTTGGATCATTTGTAAAAATAACTCTATTTTGAAAgtctttgatttttcttcttcttaaattTGAGGTCTTTCATTTTTATCCTTCAACGTTTTAAGTaataaaagcataaaaaatatccctgaaaatgaaaaaattatatttttagaagGAAAATTTTGCAAGATAAAAAGATTCATAAGGCACAAAACACAAGTTCTGGCttacaagaaaaaaagaaactcgCAAGGCGCAAGTCATGGCTTACAAGGCATGCTTATTCATAAACTTATATTGACAGAAGCTcggttttttaattttatgtcgGACAAGGCAAAGGCTTTTTAAACTTTTTCACGAATgagatactccctccgtttaaaaaagaatgatctactttcctttttagttcgtcTAAAAAAGAATGAGCCTTTCttttttagtaatattttaatttcaactttccacatgacatgtttaggactacaagattaaaggacatttcggtacatttgacacaactttaatttaaggccacaagattcaaaagtcttctttgtttttttaaattgtgtcaagtcaaaatagatCATTCCTTTTTAAACGGGAGAGTACTATACAACCTAGGTTAGACAAAATAGGGGCAATCAGCCCGTCATGTGTGGGTCAAACAGAATGGGCTACCTTTAGTACGGTCCATTGAGGCCCAATAAGTATCATGCCATctgcttctttcttcttcttctttttctttcattttggatGGACCAGTTGTGATTTTTTCCCCCaaaaaattttaagatttaatttaacACACTTTTTTCATCTAGTTAATAAGATTTAGTTCACACATTTTTCAATtctattttatctattatttattaCTACCCGTTGTttcttattattcttatattatgtcatttttctagataatttttttgttgtgagCCGAAGTCTATTGGAAACATCCTCTCTACCTCATCTTTAAAATATTGAGATAGTGATACGGACGTCGGACTGCGTAGGACCCTTCTTTGTGGGAATATAGTGGAGTAATTATTCTTGTCGACCTAGGGGCGGCTCAGCCCTTTTAGAAAAA
Coding sequences within:
- the LOC107878647 gene encoding extensin → MALQRHVPLLVLLLIFWSSSSNAYQIDVGGIDDLIANPFESYNQWAKQMRFQVNDTLLFKYKKGSELVLEVNKDDYDKCNIENPIKKMEDENNVFKFDHSGIFYFSSGNKDKCKEGQKFIIVVQAVTTLYPSAPAPAAHSPMDAMLPQGDPDSHSSMGKTPVPSPTPVGSHSSPKAHAPEMAPSGVSPAPTGSHSSSTGHAPGKAPTPVDVPRDTSSDPPQTTHAPGVAPTLASPGPTSSHSSPTSSAPEKASTPEYSHGVPSTGTHQSPTARAPIKAPTPTSSDVPSGSHLAPTAHAPAKALTPTSAHVPSSSGSHLSPKAHAPGNAPSSASLAPDGSHLSPVAHAPEKAQTPALSHVSPSSSSHRSPAAHAPEMTPTGASPVPAGSHPSPIAHAPSEVPTPSSLNVPRAHAPGAAPIGASPSPFGSHSSPTAHAPIKVPTPRSSNIPWGPGSHPPSPNHHVPGKAPSESSHAPDGSHPSPKAHAPEKAPTHAPSHVPSNPFAHLTPSAHAPEKDPTHAPSLVPSSPRSQQTPSAHAPEKAPTHAPANVPLSPLSHLTPSAHAPEKAPTHAPSLVPSSPLSHLTPSAHAPEKAPTHAPSLVPSSASAHLTPNAHSPEKAPTHAPSVVPSGPSSHLTPSAHAPEKVPTHAPSLVPSSPHSHLTPSADAPEKAPTNAPSHVPPSPNSHLTPNIHAPEKAPAHAPSHVPSGPSSHLTPNVHAPEKAPTHAPSHVPSGPSSHLTPSDHAPEKAPIHAPSHVPSGPRSHLTPSVHAPEKAPTHAPSLVPSSPSSHLTPSAHAPEKAPTPAPPTAHSPTSHDAPPITSNTTTPVSSPTSSPTPRSSTNSPTESISPASSDDNIPAYIDSPASSPLNSQSSAKKTFISTMSLLLTVLLGGFVISPLEIIF